Genomic DNA from Bacterioplanes sanyensis:
ATATCGCCATTGGCGATGGGCGAGAACAGACCTTTAAAGGTAAAGCTCATGACAGGGATGTTATTCACGTCAAAAGTGAAGGACACTGAGCCACGGCCACCGGTAAATTTGTGCAATACGCTGTCACGGTTGATGTACGCGGTCAGCGACTCTTCTGCACCTGTCACTGGGTCATAGACTACATCGGTACCGGCATTGACGGTTTCTTTAAAACCACAAGCGCGCATTAGTGGCGACCAAGCCGGTGCATTACCGGCGGTGCCGGAGCCAGCCAGCTCAACTTCCACCGTCAGTTCAACGTGTTTTTCACCAGCAATGGTTTGAGCATTACCAAAGTACGGCCGATCCAGTTGGCGCTGAACGTCCTCACCCGCCAGGGGCGTCAGTGAGATGGATCGGGTCAATACTGCATTTAATGCTGCGGTTGGTGCTGCGTCGTCACCGTAGGTATTTTCAATGGCTGCCAACAACAGGCGGCGATTTGTACGATTCTTCATCGTGTCTCCTAAGAGTAATTCGGTTATATATGAAGGCTATAAGTGGAGCGAAACAGCTTCTGCTCTGGCTGTGCTTCATATTGCATTTCAGTTTGTTTATTCATGGCCAACCATTGGCCATTTCTCATACGCTCATCAATGTGTCGTTCAAGTTGGCAATTGGTGATATACACCTGCTGCAACGTGGTTTGATTATTGATGGTGTCGCCATAATAAATATGGACCTCAAGCTCACGACTGCCGCTGCTGTTTGTTTCCTGACTTAAACGGACAGGAACAATACGTACCAGCGGGTAGTCCGATTCGTTCGGTGCTTCTTCCAGGCCCAGTTTGCTTGTATTAACACCGTCGACCTGAGCGAGGTCCGTTGAAATGGCTTGTAATAAGCTTTCAATATTCAATTGTCACCTCAACTTTTTGGGGAAGCCCCTACTCAATGTTCGCTATAATATTTGTTTTTTGTCACCTATTGGCATAATCCATGTTATTCGTTTAGGTGATTTAAATGACGCCAGATAGTTAACTGCGCCTTTCATATTATGTTGTGAATGATAGTGGTTTTTTGTTACCTAGTGTTCCAATCTAGGTGACAACTATTTTTTATTGAGCAGATGTTGATGCATTAACTGCATGGTATTGTTCATCTGCTTTAGCTCGCCCTGAACACTGGTTAGCTTTTGCGCAGCTTCATTAATTCTCGAATGCAATACCGTCATATCTTCATGACTCGGTGCATGCGCCAGCTCTGCTTCTAAATGCGCAACACGTTCATCGATTTTTTGCATAGACAGTGTCAGCTGCTCTTTGGTTTTTACAATGCTGGACTCATTGGCTTTGTAGCGACTTAGCATCCAAGTATAGGTTGCAAACAGCGCTAGTACCGCCAGCTGAGCAATATCAAACCAGAATTTTAGGGCGCGATAATCTAGCTCTGGCATAGGTCATCAAATGCGGCTTGTTCAGCACATTCATCGCAGTAGTGCTTTTGTCGATGCTGATAGCTTTCTAGCGAATCACCACAATAGCTGCAGAGCCGATGATCGTTGATATAAGCCGCCATATGCGCATCATTCGGTAGATTCATCAACTGTTCGTCAGTCAATTCGTCATACCAGTCGATATCATGTTTCATAATTCCCTCGTTATTTTTTTAGTACGGGTACCAGCTTTTCGCAGCTGCGTCCTACCACATACCCACCAATACCAATTTGCAATAAGCTCCAAGCCTGGTCACTCAAACGAAATTGCGTTAAACCAAAGGTATCCAATACCACCAGCACTAAAAAGGTCAGCATGGTGATTGGGCGCCAGTTTCTTTGTAGCCAGCTTTCGCCTTTGGCTTCTTGCACCAGGACTTTTTGCTGACTGTCGATAATGGCTTGCTCGCTGGCAAGAATGGCTTTTTTTAAAGTGATTTCGGCAACACCTAGCTGGCTTTGTATTTTTGCCTTTTCTTCATTGGACGTATGAAGGTTGTCAATCAGCTTGGTGACGTTTTTTAAGATGCTATCGAATGTGCTGTCCCATAGCATTTTGCCTCCTCGGCAGTTGCCATTGTGTGTTAGTGCTCTTCGTCCCAGGTTTGGTACATCCACTGCTGCACATCAAAACCTGGGCAGCGTTTGTTGCTGACCTGATTGTGGCCAATAACGTTAAGTTCTTTTTGCAGTTGCTTTTCTAATAGCAGGACTAATTTTTCCAATGCTGTCCACTGAGCTTTGGTGTATTGATCACGGCCTATTAAACAAATACCCACCGAGCCACGGTTATACCCACGTGCATGCGCGCCGCTTTCATTGAGTGGCCGCCCCGCTTCGATACTGCCATCGAGGCAGATCACGAAGTGATAGCCAATGGCGGTCAAATGCGGTTGATGGTGCGGTTCAATGATTAAGTTGCGTTTAAAACCGCGCTGATGATGCCAATCATCAATATCAATGGCGTTGTGCTGACGGCCATTCGGGGTATCGCTGCAGTGAATAATTATAGTGTCCAGCTCGGAGAGTGGTTGATAGTTGCCCATGGTCACCTCCTTTAATGCGCCCGCGCGCGTTTTGCTGCTCGTTTTTTGTTGATCACCCGGTACACATGGGTTCTGCTGATGCCATATTTTTCGGCCAGATCGCAGGGTTTTACCCCCAGCTCAGACCAATCACGGAACAGCGCATCGTCACGCAAGCTGGAATCCAAGCGATCACGCTTGGGGAAATAAATATGTCGCCCGCCACAATAACTGGTCAGCTCGGCCAGTAACGCTTGCGTCAGCTTGTCGGCCGCGGTGTCGTCGTAGCCCATGGTGAGTAGCGTGCGGATGTATACGTCGGCGATGGCGCAGTAGTCCCGCGCCCACTGTTTTTTATCGGCCTCCGATAGGTTGTTAATGTGCTCTGCCCAATGTCCTATGCTTGGTACTTTTTCGGTCACCTTGACTGACTCCTTCTGCGGCACATGAAGTGAGACGGCGACGCCATGTGACTCATTTTTGAGGCAGCATGGCGTTTTTGCTGTACTTAGTGATGTCGACTCGCCTGTCTGCG
This window encodes:
- a CDS encoding phage tail tube protein; translation: MKNRTNRRLLLAAIENTYGDDAAPTAALNAVLTRSISLTPLAGEDVQRQLDRPYFGNAQTIAGEKHVELTVEVELAGSGTAGNAPAWSPLMRACGFKETVNAGTDVVYDPVTGAEESLTAYINRDSVLHKFTGGRGSVSFTFDVNNIPVMSFTFKGLFSPIANGDMPTDADFSAYQTPMPVTAANTPAFTLHGQALSFNQLSMDMAVEVVKHQVVGNSSSIEINGRAPSGSATVEEPDLATINLYEKARNGDLGTLSLTHGTDAGNIVQIDCPQVGTGAPTESDLNGMQMLQIPLTINPNSGNDEIRITVK
- a CDS encoding DUF2730 family protein, translating into MPELDYRALKFWFDIAQLAVLALFATYTWMLSRYKANESSIVKTKEQLTLSMQKIDERVAHLEAELAHAPSHEDMTVLHSRINEAAQKLTSVQGELKQMNNTMQLMHQHLLNKK
- a CDS encoding 3TM-type holin, coding for MLWDSTFDSILKNVTKLIDNLHTSNEEKAKIQSQLGVAEITLKKAILASEQAIIDSQQKVLVQEAKGESWLQRNWRPITMLTFLVLVVLDTFGLTQFRLSDQAWSLLQIGIGGYVVGRSCEKLVPVLKK
- a CDS encoding N-acetylmuramoyl-L-alanine amidase; protein product: MGNYQPLSELDTIIIHCSDTPNGRQHNAIDIDDWHHQRGFKRNLIIEPHHQPHLTAIGYHFVICLDGSIEAGRPLNESGAHARGYNRGSVGICLIGRDQYTKAQWTALEKLVLLLEKQLQKELNVIGHNQVSNKRCPGFDVQQWMYQTWDEEH
- a CDS encoding Mor transcription activator family protein; the encoded protein is MTEKVPSIGHWAEHINNLSEADKKQWARDYCAIADVYIRTLLTMGYDDTAADKLTQALLAELTSYCGGRHIYFPKRDRLDSSLRDDALFRDWSELGVKPCDLAEKYGISRTHVYRVINKKRAAKRARAH